The Trichocoleus sp. FACHB-46 genome has a segment encoding these proteins:
- a CDS encoding NAD(P)/FAD-dependent oxidoreductase translates to MYCKKNRLADQPETPSVLRPGRGPVQICILGGGFGGLYTALYLQRTLGSQLKNYQITLVEPKDHFLFTPLLYELVTGELQAWEIAPTYRQLLAHNKVEFCQEAVSSIDLTARYVYLCNGDSLTYDYLVLAVGGETCLGSIPGAVEHASPFRSLADAVHLKERLRFLEASRQHQIRVAVIGGGPNGVELACKLADRLTSRGQVRLIERGDRILKTFSGASRAAAYKALRQRGIQVELETGIEAIASNHITLTQQKQTHTIDTDLVLWTAGTQTLDWVRNLPCQQNAQGQLLTLPTLQLVDHPEVFALGDLAAIQDAGRQLVPATAQAAYQQASCAARNLRAVITEKPLLSFRYLHLGEMLTLGTNAAVVCSFGLTLQGAIACVMRHWIYLQRMPTLRHRLRVMGHWLASGLLRWLPTPTRQPVRQAWQRLTRRSRRTVAHYPRRLPY, encoded by the coding sequence ATGTACTGCAAAAAAAATAGGCTTGCAGATCAACCTGAAACCCCTTCCGTTTTACGTCCGGGTCGAGGTCCGGTACAAATTTGTATTTTGGGAGGAGGATTTGGGGGACTCTATACAGCCTTATATTTGCAGCGCACCCTAGGATCGCAGTTAAAAAACTATCAAATCACTCTGGTTGAACCGAAAGATCATTTTCTATTTACGCCGCTGCTTTATGAATTGGTGACAGGTGAACTACAGGCTTGGGAAATTGCACCGACCTATCGACAACTGCTGGCGCATAACAAGGTTGAATTTTGCCAGGAAGCCGTTTCTAGCATTGATTTAACAGCTCGTTATGTTTATCTCTGTAATGGTGACTCTCTCACCTATGATTATCTAGTTTTGGCGGTAGGCGGAGAAACTTGCTTAGGTAGCATCCCTGGCGCTGTAGAACATGCTTCTCCCTTTCGCTCCTTGGCAGATGCTGTGCATTTGAAAGAGAGATTGCGGTTTCTAGAAGCGTCCAGGCAACACCAAATTCGAGTCGCTGTCATCGGCGGTGGACCAAACGGGGTAGAACTTGCTTGTAAACTAGCCGATCGCCTCACGAGTAGAGGTCAAGTGCGGCTGATTGAGCGGGGCGATCGCATCCTCAAAACTTTTTCAGGTGCTAGTCGAGCAGCCGCTTACAAAGCCTTACGGCAGAGAGGGATACAGGTTGAGCTAGAAACTGGCATTGAGGCGATCGCATCCAACCACATCACGTTAACCCAGCAAAAACAAACCCACACGATAGATACAGATTTAGTGCTGTGGACTGCTGGCACCCAAACGCTTGATTGGGTCCGGAATCTCCCTTGCCAACAAAACGCTCAAGGGCAACTGCTGACGTTACCCACACTGCAACTTGTAGATCATCCAGAGGTATTTGCTCTGGGAGATTTAGCCGCGATTCAAGATGCGGGAAGACAACTGGTTCCGGCGACTGCTCAAGCCGCTTACCAACAAGCCAGTTGTGCTGCTCGTAATCTCCGCGCTGTAATCACAGAGAAGCCACTGCTTTCCTTTCGCTATCTCCATTTAGGAGAGATGTTAACGCTGGGTACCAACGCCGCTGTGGTCTGTAGCTTTGGTCTTACCTTACAAGGTGCGATCGCCTGTGTAATGCGCCATTGGATTTATCTCCAGCGCATGCCAACGCTGCGCCATCGTTTGCGAGTCATGGGGCATTGGCTGGCGAGTGGTCTCCTGCGCTGGTTGCCCACCCCAACCCGACAGCCTGTGCGCCAAGCTTGGCAGCGATTAACCAGGCGATCGCGAAGAACGGTGGCTCACTATCCCCGACGTTTGCCCTACTAA
- a CDS encoding MBOAT family protein: MNFSEFSFWWVLLLFSIPFFTVRWIGQYFNLWRGSFDSVGLAAMSLFLFVNASRSSFIIFACELIFNYILVRLMLRRQGWEAKMIATSLVAIDIAILAYFKYLNFFVEDVLGLLLPGVATSWQAQGGIPGMGAIPPGLSFYTFQMVAFVVDSFTSKKKRPIGIVDYVNFVSFFPQVVAGPIERRADFFPQIEAFRFKFTLDNFEAGLRWLSLGLFMKFVLADNISPYIDLEETGNAWLVWFSAYLFTLRIYFDFAGYSFMALGLAKFVGVKLTTNFLAPYTSQSINEFWRRWHVTLSTWFRDYVFLPLMGSRKQWAPFFLFLTFTLSGFWHGAAWNFILWGAYHGLLLLVLRYAGRPFYSFVGQRLFMPQFISWILTFGSVILGCLFFMETNVHRLATKLQTLVSPGAYSFANIGSAFSSFSGNEATVLALTLGLATLVLLLEHIAVWQKRESEYDLLTSPWVSRALLALTVLLAANTPSQFIYFEF; this comes from the coding sequence TTGAACTTCTCAGAGTTCTCCTTCTGGTGGGTATTACTACTCTTTAGTATTCCTTTTTTCACGGTTCGCTGGATTGGCCAATACTTCAACCTCTGGCGAGGTTCTTTTGACAGTGTTGGCTTAGCGGCGATGTCATTGTTCCTGTTTGTCAATGCCTCGCGCTCTAGCTTTATCATCTTTGCCTGCGAACTTATTTTTAACTACATCCTGGTACGGCTGATGCTGCGTCGCCAAGGATGGGAAGCCAAGATGATTGCCACTAGCTTAGTCGCGATCGATATTGCCATCCTTGCTTACTTCAAGTACCTCAACTTCTTTGTAGAGGATGTCCTAGGGCTGCTATTACCGGGGGTTGCTACTAGTTGGCAGGCGCAAGGTGGAATCCCAGGCATGGGAGCGATTCCACCGGGTCTCTCCTTCTATACCTTTCAGATGGTTGCCTTTGTGGTTGACTCTTTTACCAGCAAGAAGAAGCGCCCCATTGGAATCGTTGATTATGTCAACTTTGTCTCCTTCTTTCCCCAAGTTGTTGCAGGTCCGATTGAACGCCGAGCCGATTTCTTCCCCCAAATTGAAGCGTTTCGCTTTAAATTCACGCTGGATAACTTTGAGGCAGGTCTACGTTGGCTCTCCCTGGGCCTATTCATGAAATTTGTCCTTGCCGATAACATCTCTCCCTATATCGACCTAGAAGAGACAGGTAATGCTTGGCTAGTCTGGTTTTCGGCTTATCTCTTTACTTTAAGGATTTATTTTGACTTCGCTGGCTACAGCTTTATGGCCTTGGGTCTGGCCAAGTTTGTAGGAGTCAAGCTCACTACCAATTTCCTAGCTCCTTATACCTCCCAAAGCATTAACGAATTCTGGCGACGCTGGCATGTCACTCTTAGCACTTGGTTCCGAGATTATGTGTTTCTACCCCTGATGGGTTCTAGGAAACAGTGGGCACCTTTCTTTTTGTTTCTGACTTTTACTCTCTCGGGATTTTGGCACGGTGCCGCCTGGAACTTTATCCTTTGGGGTGCTTATCACGGTCTACTGCTGTTAGTCCTGCGCTATGCGGGGCGGCCTTTTTACAGCTTTGTCGGTCAGCGGTTGTTCATGCCTCAGTTCATTTCCTGGATCTTGACCTTTGGCTCAGTCATCTTGGGATGTCTGTTTTTCATGGAGACCAATGTGCATCGTTTAGCCACCAAGTTACAAACTCTGGTCAGTCCAGGAGCGTACTCTTTTGCCAACATTGGCAGTGCTTTTAGTTCTTTCAGCGGTAATGAAGCCACCGTCTTGGCCTTAACCCTGGGACTCGCAACTTTAGTGTTGTTACTTGAACATATAGCGGTTTGGCAAAAACGTGAGTCTGAATATGACTTGCTCACTTCTCCTTGGGTCTCACGAGCCTTACTCGCTTTGACGGTTCTACTGGCTGCCAATACTCCCTCGCAGTTTATCTACTTTGAGTTCTAA
- a CDS encoding acyl carrier protein — protein MQLQNSSYKPSEVLSPIDSGSSQAIETSPTEAIQQWLVSQLAKQLSLDPKNIKVQEPLTRYGLDSIDAVTLVGELEDWLELELPSTLLWDYPTVEKAANFLVQEFDIAAALSGAKAEPALNAPAEKAEKASGWGGLWNRISGS, from the coding sequence ATGCAACTTCAGAACTCCAGCTACAAGCCTAGCGAAGTTTTGAGCCCAATTGATTCAGGCAGCAGTCAGGCGATCGAGACTTCTCCAACTGAAGCGATTCAACAGTGGCTAGTCAGCCAATTGGCCAAGCAGCTATCTCTTGATCCCAAAAACATTAAGGTGCAAGAGCCGCTTACTCGTTATGGTCTCGACTCTATTGATGCAGTAACTCTGGTAGGAGAGCTAGAAGACTGGCTTGAGCTAGAACTTCCTTCTACTCTCTTGTGGGATTACCCCACGGTTGAGAAGGCCGCAAACTTCTTAGTGCAAGAGTTTGACATTGCTGCCGCACTGAGCGGCGCTAAAGCTGAGCCAGCCCTCAATGCTCCCGCAGAGAAGGCAGAGAAAGCTTCTGGTTGGGGTGGCTTGTGGAACCGCATTAGTGGTAGCTAG